In Streptomyces sp. NBC_01231, the sequence TCGCACGAGCGCTCCCTGGTGCAGTTCGGCCATGGGCGCGAGGAGGTCGGGGTGGCGCAGGAGCGCCGCGGCCCGGCGGTCCGCGGCGTCCGGCGCGGTCAGGCGACGGAACTCGACGGCCGCGACAGCCGTGTGGCCGCCCCGGCCGACCTCGGTCACCGCGAGGTCGGCCAGCTCCGGGTCGGTGAGCAGACAGGCGGCCCAGCTCGCGACGACCTCGTCGACCCAGGTGCGCCAGGCCTCCTCGGCCGCGTCCCGGGTGCCTGTCCCGTCCGCGCCCGTGATCCGGTCCAGCCGGGTGGCGCCGCCGGGCCCGGCCAGGTGGACCAGTTCGGCGTCCATCGGCGTCGGATAGCGGAGCCACGCGGCGACGGTCACGGCCTGCCGGGCCTGCGCCTCGCACAGGGCGGAGGCCAGCGCGCCACCGCCCGACGGGTAGGCACACGTGAGCCACTGGGCGGTCGCCGCGATGAGCGAGGACAGATCTGCGAGCACTTCCGGCCGTTCGCATGGTGTCGATCCGTGGCGATGGGTGTCGCCGGGTATCGACGGGGACGTCGTCGGTGGGGACAGGGAGACTGCACCGCACGGTATCCCGCGCGCCGGTCGCCCCGACATGACGGGTGCCCCGCCCCCGACGTGGCCTCGGCCACACCCTGCCGGCGAAGCCGCCCGGCCCCCGACGAAGCCGATCACGTCAGCCCGACACCCTCGTCACGCTCGACGCCGTTGCCTCCTCGTCACCCACCGCACCCAGGTCCTCCGTGGCACCCGACCGCCCCGCGACGTCAGCGCGACGTCAGCGCACCCCCTGGGTGCCCCGGCGGCGGTCCCGTGCTCGCCCGCTCCACCAGCCGGGTCGGTACCAGTGTCGTGCCCCGCTCCGGCCCGTCCTGGCGCATCTTGCGCAGCACCGCCTCCACACAGAGCCGGCCCACCTCGGCGAAGTCCTGGTGGAGAGTGGTCAGCGGCGGCAGGAAGGAACTCGCCTCGGCGATGTCGTCGAAGCCGATCACGCTGACGTCCTCGGGCACCCGCCGCCCGCGTTCGTGGAGGGCGCGCAGCAGTCCCAGGGCCATCTGGTCGTTGGCCACGAAGACGGCGGTGCACTCCTCGCGCGCGGCGAGTTCGAGACCGACGTGGTAGCCGGACCCCGCCGACCAGTCGCCCCGTACGAGTGGCGGCGCGCTGCGACCGGCCTCGGCGAGGGCCGCCCGCCAGGCGTCGGCGCGACGCTGGGCGGCGAACGAGCCCTCGGGACCGCCCAGATGCCATACGGTCCGGTGTCCGAGGGCAAGCAGATGGTGTACGGCCGCTCGGCTGCCGCCGGCCTGATCGGTGTCCACCACCGTGTAGCGGTCACCGGCGTCGGAGTCCACGACGACGACCTGGACGTGCGGCGGCAGCGTGACGGTCGCCGCGTCCAGCAGATGGACCTCCATGATCACGATCACCGCGTCGACGGCGAGCTCCTCCAGCCGGCTGAAGGCGCCCCGTACCTCGTCCTGGGTGGGGACGGCGACCGGGAGCAGCGTCACCGCGTACCCCTCGTGCGCCGCGGAGTTGGCGATCGCCTCCAGGGTGCGCACGTTGCCGGTGGTGGACAGCGAGAAGGTGATGACGCCGATGGTGCGGAACTCGCCGCGTTTGAGGGCGCGGGCCGCGGAGTTGGGCCGGTAGCCGAGCTCCTTCATCGCGGCGAGCACCTGCCGGCGGGTCTCCTCGTTCACTCCCGCGTAGCCGTTGGACACGCGGGACACGGTCTGCGACGAGACCCCCGCCAGCTGGGCCACGTCCGCCATGGAAGCGCTGGCCCGTCCACCGCCCCGGGTCCGGCCGGGGGCACGTCTGGGACCGTCGCCGGTCACGCCCACGGGCCCGCCCGCCGCTTCCGCGGTCGGCCCGGGCCCCTGCGTCGGGGTTCTGTCAGCCGTGTCCATTCGCCGTCCGCCACCTCTCCACCGCTGCTCAGGTCACGTTTCAACCAGGGAGCCTTGACCCCCGTCAACGGGGCAGTGTAGACATGCCGCCATCGGATGTTTACGTAAACATAACAGCACACCACTCTCTCGGCGTGGCAGATGTTTGCGCAAACATCTGCCCAGTGGGTATGGCACCGGCGCCGGTTGTCCGGACACGCCCACCGGTTCCAGGACGTGGACGAGCGAGGAACGACATGACGACGCTGCAACCGCCGGCGGCCGCCGAGCCGCGGCCGGCACCACCTCCGGCGCGACGGGACCGCCGCTCCTGGACGGGGTGGGGTTTCATCGGTCCCTTCGTGGCCGTGTTCGCCCTGGTGTTCCTGGCTCCGATCGTGTACTCGATCTATCTGAGCCTGTACCGCAACCAGTTGATCGGCGGCAACACCTTCGTCGGCCTGGACAACTACAAGCAGGCCGTGCAGGACGACCAGTTCTGGGAGTCGCTCGGGCGGGTCTCGCTGTTCCTGTGCGTGCAGGTGCCGATCATGCTCGGCATCGCCCTGCTGGTGGCCCTGGCGCTGGACAGCGGACGGCTCTACGGCAAGAGCTTCTTCCGCATCACGATCTTCCTGCCGTACGCGGTGCCCGCCGTCGTCGCCACCCTGATGTGGGGCTTCATGTACGGCACGGAGTACGGACTGGTGGGCGACATCAACCAGGCCTTCGGCGTCACCCTGCCCGACCCGCTCTCGCCCGACCTGGTGCTGGCGTCGATCGGCAACATCGTCACCTGGGAGTTCGTCGGCTACAACATGCTGATCTTCTACTCGGCGCTGCGTGTCATCCCGCACTCCCTGTACGAGGCGGCGGAGATCGACGGTGCCGGACAGTTCCGGGTCATCACCGCGATCAAGCTGCCCGCGATCCGGGGCGCCCTCGTGATCGCGACGATCTTCTCGATCATCGGCAGCTTCCAGCTCTTCAACGAGCCCAACATCCTGCGGAAGCTGGCCCGCAACGCCATCACGACGGACTTCACCCCGAACTTCTACACGTACTCGCTGTCCTTCAACGGCCAGCAGCACAACTACTCCGCCACGGTGGCCATCATCATGGGGCTGATCACGATGGTGATCGCCTATGCCGTGCAGCTGCGCGGCATGCGCAAGGGAGCGTGACCCGATGAGCACCCCTGTCACCACCGCCTCTCCCTCCGCGCCCGCCGAGACCGGCGGCCCCGGCAAGAGCGCGCCGCGACTGCGCGGCCCTCGTCGGCACTCCGTCGGCAAGCCCAAGCGCAGCGTGCTGCTGACGGTCATGACCTCCCTGCTGGTCATCTACACCGTGG encodes:
- a CDS encoding LacI family DNA-binding transcriptional regulator codes for the protein MADVAQLAGVSSQTVSRVSNGYAGVNEETRRQVLAAMKELGYRPNSAARALKRGEFRTIGVITFSLSTTGNVRTLEAIANSAAHEGYAVTLLPVAVPTQDEVRGAFSRLEELAVDAVIVIMEVHLLDAATVTLPPHVQVVVVDSDAGDRYTVVDTDQAGGSRAAVHHLLALGHRTVWHLGGPEGSFAAQRRADAWRAALAEAGRSAPPLVRGDWSAGSGYHVGLELAAREECTAVFVANDQMALGLLRALHERGRRVPEDVSVIGFDDIAEASSFLPPLTTLHQDFAEVGRLCVEAVLRKMRQDGPERGTTLVPTRLVERASTGPPPGHPGGALTSR
- a CDS encoding sugar ABC transporter permease, with protein sequence MTTLQPPAAAEPRPAPPPARRDRRSWTGWGFIGPFVAVFALVFLAPIVYSIYLSLYRNQLIGGNTFVGLDNYKQAVQDDQFWESLGRVSLFLCVQVPIMLGIALLVALALDSGRLYGKSFFRITIFLPYAVPAVVATLMWGFMYGTEYGLVGDINQAFGVTLPDPLSPDLVLASIGNIVTWEFVGYNMLIFYSALRVIPHSLYEAAEIDGAGQFRVITAIKLPAIRGALVIATIFSIIGSFQLFNEPNILRKLARNAITTDFTPNFYTYSLSFNGQQHNYSATVAIIMGLITMVIAYAVQLRGMRKGA